In Mycoplasmopsis synoviae ATCC 25204, the sequence CAAGGATTTTTTGATATTCCAGTTGATGATTTAAAAGCGCAATATCCATTGGCTTTAGAGCTTAAAAAAACCTATAGCAATAACTTTACGATAGTCTCTCCTGATCATGGAGGAACTGTTAGAGCTAGAAAATTCGCCGAGCTTATTTCTGATAATTTAAAAATTTGCATCATCGATAAAAGAAGAACCGGAGCAAATCAAAGCGAAGTGATGGGAATTCTAGGTGAGATTAAAAATCAAAACGCAGTAATAGTAGATGATATTATCGATACCGGTGGAACTATTTTAAAGGCTGCTAAAGCTTTAAAAAATGAAGGTGCTAAAGACGTTATTTTAGTAGCTAGCCATGGGCTATTTACAAAAGGTTTTGAAATCTTTGAAAATGATGAAAACATCAAAGAAGTTTTAATTACAAATTCAGTTGATAATTATGAAAATCTTTCTAAATTTAAAAAGCTAAAAATAGTTTCTCTAGCTAGCTTTTTATCAGAAGTAATTTCAGCATCGGTAGTAGGCGAGAGCATTTCTGAAATATATAAAAAATGAAAAGAAGCAATAACTTTATTTA encodes:
- a CDS encoding ribose-phosphate pyrophosphokinase → MDNSNIILFGMDNCKVLAEEISKILNIKLTPIVKTTYQDGETMLVSEDTVRNRDVYIIASTSKNVNHSYMELFLFLDSLKRASAKNVTVALTYYGYARQDRKVSGRQPIGAKLMANLLQKAGADRIISIDLHNPSIQGFFDIPVDDLKAQYPLALELKKTYSNNFTIVSPDHGGTVRARKFAELISDNLKICIIDKRRTGANQSEVMGILGEIKNQNAVIVDDIIDTGGTILKAAKALKNEGAKDVILVASHGLFTKGFEIFENDENIKEVLITNSVDNYENLSKFKKLKIVSLASFLSEVISASVVGESISEIYKKWKEAITLFNNGIQK